One Vampirovibrio chlorellavorus genomic window carries:
- a CDS encoding carbohydrate ABC transporter permease, giving the protein MKSITLKQSLQYLLLSLLVLLSVFPFLWLLSTALKSPAENVFAYPPQFIPTQPTLQNFISVWQKVPMPWFFINSIVVTVLTIVFNISLSVMAAYPLARMRFKGQNAIFFSILATMMIPFQVLMIPLYLICLKLNLTDAAGWVNGWLGLVLPFAVSGFGIFFVRQALVTLPKELEESAVLDGCNSLQILWHVLLPLIRPTLATLAVFAFMATWGEFLWPSIILSEPSHFTLPVGLVQLQSTFSADWKLIAAGTLLSMVPMLVFFFALQKYFVSGATSGAVKG; this is encoded by the coding sequence ATGAAATCCATCACGCTCAAGCAAAGCCTCCAATATCTGTTATTAAGCCTGCTGGTGCTGCTTTCCGTCTTTCCGTTCCTATGGCTGCTGTCCACGGCCCTTAAAAGCCCTGCCGAAAACGTGTTTGCCTATCCGCCCCAATTTATTCCGACCCAACCAACCCTGCAAAACTTTATCAGCGTGTGGCAAAAGGTGCCCATGCCCTGGTTCTTCATCAATAGCATCGTGGTGACCGTGCTGACCATTGTGTTTAACATCAGCCTGAGTGTGATGGCCGCTTATCCCTTGGCCCGCATGCGGTTTAAGGGGCAAAACGCCATCTTTTTCAGTATTCTGGCCACCATGATGATTCCCTTTCAGGTGCTGATGATTCCCCTGTATTTAATTTGCCTGAAGCTGAACCTGACCGACGCCGCCGGTTGGGTAAATGGGTGGCTGGGGCTGGTGCTGCCCTTTGCGGTCAGTGGGTTTGGCATCTTTTTTGTAAGGCAGGCGCTGGTCACTTTGCCCAAGGAGCTGGAAGAATCGGCGGTGCTGGATGGGTGCAACAGTCTGCAAATTCTGTGGCATGTGCTGCTCCCTCTGATTCGGCCCACCTTGGCCACGCTGGCCGTGTTTGCCTTTATGGCCACCTGGGGAGAATTCCTGTGGCCCAGCATTATCCTCTCAGAGCCCAGTCACTTTACCCTGCCCGTGGGGCTGGTACAGTTGCAAAGCACCTTTAGCGCGGACTGGAAGCTGATTGCCGCAGGGACTTTGCTGTCCATGGTGCCCATGCTGGTCTTTTTCTTTGCCCTGCAAAAGTACTTTGTGTCCGGGGCCACCAGCGGGGCGGTGAAAGGCTAG
- the rpsO gene encoding 30S ribosomal protein S15 — MPLTSEQKKDIFKEHAVSANDTGSAPVQIAMLSKRISELTEHLKANRKDFACQRGLQIMVGRRRRYLNYFKKTSTPEAYKELITKLGIRK; from the coding sequence ATGCCCCTGACTTCTGAACAAAAAAAAGACATCTTCAAAGAGCATGCCGTCAGCGCCAATGACACCGGCAGCGCCCCCGTGCAAATTGCCATGCTCAGCAAGCGCATCAGCGAGTTGACCGAGCATCTGAAAGCCAACCGCAAGGATTTTGCCTGCCAGCGTGGTCTGCAGATTATGGTCGGTCGCCGCCGTCGCTACCTGAACTACTTCAAAAAGACTTCAACCCCGGAAGCCTACAAAGAACTGATCACCAAATTGGGTATCCGGAAGTAA
- a CDS encoding carbohydrate ABC transporter permease produces the protein MFRKQTPYLYLILPAIFMVSFFFLPLIMAFGISLSDYSRDIYHPSFVGLLNYARLAHSAPFWNALRNTFVFLLGVVPAMVLLPIFLALLLNGKLKGIAIFRSLIYIPVVISMVVVGIAWRWLYADDGLLNWFLSLFHLPKVGWLVSPDIALYSVMIVVVWKGLAYYMMMYLAHLQSLSSDLYEAAEIDGANLWQKHWHVTLPHLQPTMVMVGIISTIGSLKVFTEIYVMTRGGPVGATKTLVYYIYERAFENLDLGIASAAGIVLMLILLAFSLLEMKLSPKDDNTPKPIKPASAKKPPSGLTTGQLTVGDTAG, from the coding sequence ATGTTTCGTAAGCAGACCCCCTATTTGTACCTGATTTTGCCGGCTATATTCATGGTCAGTTTCTTTTTTCTGCCCCTGATCATGGCTTTTGGCATCAGTTTGTCCGATTATTCCCGGGATATTTACCATCCCAGCTTTGTGGGCTTGCTGAATTACGCCCGACTCGCCCATTCTGCCCCGTTCTGGAATGCCCTGCGCAATACCTTTGTGTTTTTGCTGGGAGTGGTTCCGGCCATGGTGCTGCTGCCCATCTTTTTGGCCTTGCTGCTCAACGGCAAGCTCAAGGGAATCGCCATTTTCCGCAGCCTGATTTACATTCCCGTGGTCATTTCCATGGTGGTGGTGGGCATTGCCTGGCGCTGGCTGTATGCCGATGATGGCTTGCTCAACTGGTTCCTGTCCCTGTTCCATCTGCCCAAGGTGGGTTGGTTGGTTAGCCCGGACATTGCCCTGTATAGCGTGATGATCGTGGTGGTGTGGAAGGGACTGGCCTACTACATGATGATGTATCTGGCCCATTTGCAAAGCCTCTCTTCGGATTTATACGAGGCCGCCGAGATTGATGGGGCCAACCTGTGGCAGAAGCACTGGCACGTTACCTTGCCCCACTTGCAGCCTACCATGGTTATGGTGGGCATTATTAGCACCATTGGTAGCCTGAAGGTGTTCACGGAAATTTATGTGATGACCCGGGGCGGCCCGGTGGGGGCCACCAAAACGCTGGTGTATTACATTTACGAGCGAGCCTTTGAAAATCTGGATTTGGGCATCGCCAGTGCGGCGGGCATTGTCCTGATGTTGATTTTGCTGGCCTTTAGCCTGCTGGAAATGAAACTGTCGCCCAAAGACGACAACACGCCCAAGCCAATCAAGCCCGCTTCTGCCAAGAAGCCTCCCAGTGGCCTGACTACCGGTCAGTTAACGGTAGGGGACACGGCCGGATGA
- a CDS encoding winged helix-turn-helix transcriptional regulator → MSKTVDQMTENLTEQTIEAQSLQDVTENLNRLMHAGLYGVESPIERAMELIGDKYSFQIIHLLYQLERQRFVELEQQITGISPRTLSARLKHLEKFRLINRHQFPTIPPKVEYELTERGRDLASTLNHLETWVNRWFPYAPSTES, encoded by the coding sequence GTGTCGAAGACGGTGGATCAGATGACTGAAAACCTTACAGAGCAAACGATTGAGGCCCAATCGCTACAGGATGTCACGGAAAACCTGAACCGTTTGATGCACGCTGGTCTTTATGGCGTGGAATCGCCTATTGAGCGGGCCATGGAGCTGATTGGCGACAAGTATTCCTTCCAGATTATCCACTTGCTTTACCAACTGGAGCGTCAGCGCTTTGTGGAGCTGGAGCAGCAAATCACGGGGATTTCCCCCCGCACCCTCAGCGCCCGGCTGAAGCACCTGGAAAAGTTTCGTCTGATCAACCGACACCAGTTCCCCACCATCCCGCCCAAGGTGGAGTACGAGTTGACCGAGCGGGGGCGGGATTTGGCCAGCACCTTGAACCATCTGGAAACCTGGGTCAATCGCTGGTTTCCGTACGCCCCTTCCACCGAATCCTGA
- a CDS encoding Spy/CpxP family protein refolding chaperone, with protein sequence MCNRMPSQKLAVLALPLALLLNLLPVSASADPSSQGGRVQGQAGHAASHSPDERHQQMMKELGLSPEQGQKVKSAMEQGRAQSQPLREQLKTKRKAMMQYLQTPNATEAGARTLNSDINDLQRRLSEIRLKTWFSIRSQLNPEQLQKLQALKAKHWAQRSNAGGRSHSPEDY encoded by the coding sequence ATGTGTAACCGGATGCCATCGCAAAAGCTGGCTGTTCTGGCGCTACCACTGGCCTTGCTGTTGAATTTGCTACCGGTTTCAGCCTCCGCAGATCCATCCAGTCAGGGCGGGCGTGTGCAGGGTCAGGCTGGCCACGCTGCCAGTCACTCCCCCGATGAGCGACATCAGCAAATGATGAAGGAACTGGGCCTCAGTCCAGAGCAAGGACAAAAGGTCAAAAGTGCCATGGAGCAAGGACGCGCTCAAAGCCAGCCGTTAAGAGAGCAGCTCAAAACCAAGCGCAAGGCCATGATGCAGTACCTGCAGACGCCCAACGCCACCGAAGCGGGGGCACGCACCCTGAACAGCGATATTAATGATCTGCAACGACGACTCAGTGAAATTCGCCTGAAAACCTGGTTCAGCATACGTTCCCAACTCAACCCGGAGCAATTGCAGAAACTTCAGGCCCTCAAGGCCAAACATTGGGCTCAGCGTTCCAATGCGGGTGGGCGTTCGCACTCGCCCGAGGATTACTAA
- a CDS encoding RNA polymerase sigma factor → MTQTFPLNPVLQPEDSAFIDRTLCGDQKAFSQLMQRYLPAVYNYLYRMTQNHEISEEIAQEAFVKAYQNLKNFDRQRPFKPWILRIASNAAISQLRKQSKLVSLNAMEEAGTWTETEHQTAEDLVVQLERKLSTEEVLTALQTLDDKYRQALLLRYQQDLSYEAVAETLGVPLNTVRTWIKRGTEKLKQAVKEMAS, encoded by the coding sequence ATGACCCAGACCTTCCCTCTCAACCCGGTACTGCAGCCCGAGGATTCTGCATTCATTGACCGCACCCTGTGCGGGGATCAAAAGGCGTTCTCCCAACTGATGCAACGTTATCTCCCAGCCGTTTACAACTACCTGTACCGAATGACCCAGAACCATGAAATCAGCGAAGAAATTGCCCAGGAGGCCTTTGTGAAAGCCTACCAGAATCTGAAAAACTTTGACCGCCAACGGCCCTTTAAGCCCTGGATTCTTCGCATCGCCTCCAACGCGGCCATCAGCCAGTTGCGGAAGCAGTCCAAGCTGGTTTCCCTGAACGCCATGGAGGAAGCGGGCACCTGGACCGAGACGGAGCATCAAACCGCCGAGGATCTCGTCGTTCAACTGGAACGCAAGCTCTCCACCGAAGAAGTGCTGACGGCCCTGCAAACACTGGATGACAAATATCGACAAGCCCTGCTGCTGCGTTACCAGCAAGATCTCAGCTACGAAGCCGTGGCCGAGACGCTGGGCGTTCCCCTCAACACCGTGCGCACCTGGATTAAGCGCGGCACCGAAAAGCTGAAACAAGCCGTAAAGGAGATGGCCTCATGA
- a CDS encoding aminotransferase class I/II-fold pyridoxal phosphate-dependent enzyme, with product MQPAPTKTTVETRQPGSPLVDALKTYDRQNRRRFHVPAHAGQCLYEDSTIWNQPFRYDLTELDGLDVLSEPDGAISEAQQRMASLFGVAHSFMLINGASVGLMAAMLCVAQPGAKVLIPRNAHRAVLSGLIVSGAEPVWFLPSHLPQWDLWGSVTVEQVQTQLVLHSDATALFLTSPTYEGLGSDIPAIARLCKVHGVALVVDEAHGSLWPLSEQLPVSACHSGADVVIHSLHKSGGSLTQSALAHLTKDSCVDPTLFQQALNTLQSTSPSYLLMASLDAACDFLGSTAGQTRIEWLLSQVQLLRRTLQTSLSQIKLYQPQGTAAQFWDPCKFYLSHPLQTGEDWGARVEETHQLAYESAKPGGVLYLANLGLTEADFAAFQAILMAEDEALCAAERPPAPLWEEAIDSAEVCLPQMALFPREAFFRKGHKVPITAALHRIAKETVVHCPPGIPVLMPGERIQKAHLPLLPEAGVWVVAEP from the coding sequence GTGCAGCCAGCCCCAACTAAGACAACAGTAGAAACGCGTCAACCGGGGTCTCCTCTGGTTGACGCGTTAAAAACCTATGACCGGCAGAACCGCAGGCGCTTCCATGTGCCAGCCCATGCCGGTCAATGCTTATATGAAGATTCTACAATCTGGAATCAGCCGTTTCGTTACGATTTAACCGAGCTGGATGGCCTGGATGTTTTATCGGAGCCGGATGGGGCGATTTCAGAAGCCCAACAGCGTATGGCCAGCTTGTTCGGGGTGGCCCATAGCTTTATGCTGATTAACGGGGCTTCGGTGGGATTGATGGCGGCCATGCTTTGCGTGGCCCAGCCCGGGGCCAAGGTGCTGATTCCCCGCAACGCCCACCGGGCCGTTTTAAGTGGACTGATCGTATCGGGCGCTGAACCGGTTTGGTTTTTGCCCAGCCATTTGCCCCAGTGGGACTTATGGGGCTCCGTGACCGTCGAGCAAGTTCAAACCCAGCTCGTTCTACACTCGGACGCCACCGCTCTATTCCTGACCTCGCCCACCTATGAAGGACTGGGCAGTGATATTCCGGCCATCGCCCGGCTGTGTAAGGTCCACGGAGTAGCGCTGGTGGTGGATGAAGCCCATGGCAGCCTGTGGCCCCTGAGCGAGCAACTGCCCGTCTCTGCCTGCCACAGTGGGGCGGATGTGGTCATTCATTCCCTGCACAAAAGCGGGGGTAGCCTGACCCAAAGCGCCTTGGCCCACTTAACAAAAGACTCTTGCGTGGATCCCACCCTATTTCAGCAGGCCCTGAATACCCTGCAAAGTACCAGCCCCTCCTATTTGCTGATGGCCAGCCTGGATGCGGCCTGCGACTTTCTGGGAAGCACCGCTGGGCAGACCCGAATCGAATGGTTATTGTCGCAAGTGCAGCTGCTTCGACGCACTTTACAAACCAGCCTGAGCCAAATAAAACTGTATCAGCCTCAGGGAACAGCCGCCCAATTCTGGGACCCCTGCAAGTTTTATCTCAGCCATCCGCTACAAACTGGCGAAGACTGGGGCGCCCGTGTGGAAGAGACGCACCAATTGGCCTATGAATCGGCCAAACCAGGTGGTGTGCTGTATCTGGCCAATCTGGGCCTGACCGAAGCCGATTTTGCGGCCTTCCAGGCAATCCTGATGGCAGAGGATGAAGCGCTATGTGCAGCCGAACGCCCGCCCGCCCCGCTGTGGGAAGAGGCCATCGATAGCGCCGAGGTTTGCTTGCCGCAGATGGCTTTATTCCCCCGCGAAGCCTTTTTCCGCAAAGGACACAAAGTTCCCATCACAGCGGCACTCCACCGAATCGCCAAGGAAACGGTGGTACATTGCCCGCCGGGCATCCCCGTGTTAATGCCCGGTGAACGCATACAGAAGGCCCACCTGCCCTTGCTGCCGGAGGCCGGGGTGTGGGTGGTCGCTGAGCCTTAG
- the pnp gene encoding polyribonucleotide nucleotidyltransferase: MNEQILFPNLQTKTFKIGDKEVHLESGRLAKAATGSVLVRCDDTVLLVTATGSESPRPGIDFFPLLVDFEEKMYSVGRLPGGYLKREGKPSDKATLTSRLIDRPIRPLWPDGYRNDVQVVSTLMSMDSNIQPDVLAIFGASMALELSGLPFSGPVGGVRVARLNGQFIVNPTFKQTEESDLDLVVAGTEDSIMMVEAGANFISEEDLLKALAFAHDHIREQVKVQREFAAQCGIEKKPFVFELEADVKKVLAFVEETAEKDIFAAYHEFDRSRRKEMLEAAKQKVKGALEAKADTDPIKAFLLAQPLDYLGESFKKVEKRIMRTMIIEEGVRADGRRNEDIRPINCQTGILPRVHGSGLFTRGNTQALSVATLGSPGEAQRLDGVDPQTEKRWMHHYTFPGYSVGEVKPMRGAGRREIGHGALVERGILPVLPSKEEFGYTIRVNSDILESNGSTSMASTCGATLALMDAGVPIKAPVGGIAMGLIKEGAKSVVLSDIQGVEDFLGDMDFKVVGTRDGVTALQMDIKIQGISLEIMKTALEQAKAGRLTILDRMTAVLAAPRNELSPWAPRIITLTIDKDQIGSVIGPGGKMIRSIIDETGATIDIEDSGLVTITSVDGEGATRAKDIIERLTRKIERGQVIMGKVVRTIPIGAFVELFPGKDGMVHISQLSQQRVQAVEDVVKVGDEVLVKVVDIDERGRINLTMKGVNDAERAQHGLEPLSAASPN, translated from the coding sequence ATGAACGAACAAATCCTGTTTCCGAATCTACAGACCAAAACTTTTAAAATTGGGGACAAAGAAGTGCATCTGGAAAGCGGACGCTTGGCCAAAGCCGCCACCGGCTCCGTGCTAGTCCGTTGCGATGACACTGTGCTTCTGGTCACCGCCACTGGTAGTGAATCTCCTCGTCCCGGCATCGACTTCTTTCCGCTGCTGGTCGATTTTGAAGAAAAAATGTACTCCGTGGGCCGTTTGCCCGGCGGTTACCTGAAGCGGGAAGGCAAGCCTTCCGACAAGGCCACCCTGACCTCTCGCCTGATTGATCGTCCCATCCGTCCCTTGTGGCCCGATGGCTACCGCAACGACGTGCAAGTGGTCTCCACCCTGATGAGCATGGATAGCAACATCCAACCGGATGTACTGGCTATTTTTGGCGCCTCTATGGCCCTGGAGCTTTCCGGTCTGCCGTTCTCCGGCCCGGTTGGTGGGGTGCGGGTGGCGCGCCTGAACGGTCAATTCATCGTGAACCCCACCTTCAAGCAAACCGAAGAAAGCGATCTGGACCTGGTGGTTGCTGGAACCGAAGACTCCATCATGATGGTGGAAGCCGGTGCCAACTTCATTTCCGAAGAAGATCTGCTGAAGGCGCTGGCTTTCGCCCACGATCACATTCGGGAGCAAGTCAAAGTCCAGCGGGAGTTCGCTGCACAGTGCGGCATCGAGAAAAAGCCTTTTGTCTTTGAACTGGAAGCCGATGTGAAAAAGGTGCTGGCTTTCGTGGAAGAAACCGCGGAAAAAGATATCTTCGCCGCCTATCACGAATTTGACCGCAGCCGCCGCAAGGAAATGCTGGAAGCCGCCAAGCAAAAAGTAAAAGGCGCTCTGGAAGCCAAAGCGGACACCGATCCCATCAAGGCCTTCCTGTTGGCCCAGCCGCTGGATTACCTGGGTGAGTCCTTCAAGAAAGTGGAAAAACGCATTATGCGCACCATGATCATTGAAGAAGGCGTGCGGGCCGACGGTCGTCGTAACGAAGATATTCGCCCCATCAACTGTCAGACCGGCATTCTGCCCCGTGTACACGGCAGCGGTCTTTTCACCCGCGGCAATACTCAGGCCCTCTCTGTGGCTACGCTGGGTTCCCCGGGCGAAGCGCAGCGTCTGGATGGCGTGGATCCGCAAACCGAGAAGCGCTGGATGCACCATTACACTTTCCCGGGTTACTCCGTGGGCGAAGTGAAGCCCATGCGGGGTGCGGGCCGTCGGGAAATCGGTCACGGCGCGCTGGTTGAGCGTGGCATCTTGCCGGTGCTGCCCTCCAAAGAGGAATTCGGCTATACCATTCGGGTAAACTCCGACATTCTGGAATCCAACGGTTCCACCAGCATGGCTTCTACTTGCGGCGCCACACTAGCCTTGATGGATGCCGGTGTTCCCATTAAAGCCCCGGTGGGCGGGATTGCCATGGGTCTGATTAAAGAAGGCGCCAAGTCCGTAGTATTGTCCGACATCCAGGGTGTGGAAGACTTCCTGGGCGATATGGACTTCAAGGTCGTGGGCACCCGGGATGGGGTTACTGCCCTGCAAATGGACATCAAAATTCAGGGTATTTCTCTGGAAATTATGAAGACCGCCCTGGAGCAAGCCAAAGCCGGTCGTCTGACCATTCTGGACCGGATGACCGCCGTACTGGCCGCCCCTCGTAACGAGCTGTCTCCGTGGGCCCCTCGCATCATTACCCTGACCATCGACAAAGACCAGATTGGTTCTGTCATTGGGCCCGGCGGTAAAATGATCCGCTCCATCATCGATGAAACCGGTGCCACCATTGACATCGAAGACAGCGGTCTGGTCACCATCACCTCGGTGGATGGTGAAGGCGCGACCCGTGCCAAAGACATCATCGAGCGTTTGACCCGCAAGATTGAGCGTGGTCAGGTGATCATGGGCAAAGTCGTCCGCACCATCCCCATCGGTGCTTTCGTGGAACTGTTCCCGGGCAAGGATGGCATGGTCCACATTTCCCAACTGTCCCAGCAACGGGTACAGGCGGTTGAAGATGTGGTCAAAGTGGGCGATGAAGTGCTGGTCAAGGTCGTGGACATTGACGAGCGTGGTCGCATCAACCTCACCATGAAGGGTGTCAACGACGCAGAGCGCGCCCAGCATGGTCTGGAGCCCCTGAGTGCAGCCAGCCCCAACTAA